One segment of Haloplanus natans DSM 17983 DNA contains the following:
- a CDS encoding DUF368 domain-containing protein, with the protein MRPLRSLLIVYCKGVCMGAADAVPGVSGGTIALITGIYERLIAAITAVTPTRIVEVLAAPLPGRRDDARTAFLAVDGPFLLALGAGVLSAVLVATRLLHVALESEPIVTFGFFFGLIAASAVVLRTQASLDTPGRVGAAVAGFLLAFLSAGRAAAALPASPVVTVAVGAVAISAMVLPGISGSLILVILGQYEFLVSRLTAFVDGLLGLLVGGSVEAVLDPATTVVAFLVGAVVGLFTVAHAVRWALVHYRYATLAFLVSLVVGGLRAPVVKAGENLSAGWTADALLAFGLAAVVGAVLVGVLEYYTDSIEI; encoded by the coding sequence ATGCGGCCCCTCCGATCCCTGCTGATCGTCTACTGCAAGGGCGTCTGCATGGGGGCGGCCGACGCCGTCCCCGGCGTCTCGGGGGGCACCATCGCGCTCATCACGGGCATCTACGAACGCCTGATCGCCGCTATCACAGCCGTCACGCCGACCCGAATCGTCGAGGTGCTGGCCGCTCCGCTCCCCGGTCGGCGCGACGACGCCCGCACGGCCTTTCTCGCCGTCGACGGCCCCTTCCTCCTCGCCCTCGGCGCCGGCGTCCTCTCCGCCGTCCTGGTCGCGACGCGCCTCCTCCACGTCGCGCTCGAATCGGAGCCCATCGTCACTTTCGGCTTCTTTTTCGGCCTGATCGCCGCGTCGGCCGTCGTCCTCCGGACGCAGGCGTCGCTCGACACGCCGGGACGGGTCGGCGCCGCCGTCGCCGGCTTCCTGCTTGCCTTCCTCTCGGCCGGCCGGGCCGCCGCCGCCCTCCCCGCCTCGCCAGTCGTCACCGTCGCCGTCGGCGCCGTCGCCATCAGTGCGATGGTGCTTCCCGGCATCTCCGGGTCGCTCATCCTCGTCATTCTCGGGCAGTACGAATTCCTCGTCTCCCGGCTGACGGCCTTCGTCGACGGCCTCCTCGGCCTCCTGGTCGGCGGGTCGGTCGAGGCGGTGCTCGACCCCGCGACGACGGTGGTTGCCTTCCTCGTCGGCGCCGTCGTCGGTCTCTTTACCGTCGCCCACGCCGTCCGCTGGGCGCTCGTCCACTACCGCTACGCGACGCTCGCCTTTCTGGTGAGTCTGGTCGTCGGCGGTCTACGCGCCCCCGTGGTGAAAGCGGGCGAGAACTTGTCGGCCGGGTGGACGGCCGACGCCCTCCTCGCGTTCGGCCTCGCGGCCGTCGTCGGTGCCGTCCTCGTCGGCGTCCTCGAGTATTACACCGACAGCATCGAAATCTGA
- a CDS encoding rubrerythrin-like domain-containing protein, translating to MRHNLIDPYSPGQGYYECRACTHREASETRLTACSACGGDVRNIAVSRE from the coding sequence ATGCGACACAATCTCATAGACCCGTACAGTCCGGGCCAAGGGTACTACGAGTGCCGCGCCTGTACACATCGCGAGGCGAGCGAAACCCGGCTGACGGCGTGTTCGGCGTGTGGGGGCGACGTGCGAAACATCGCCGTATCGAGGGAGTGA
- a CDS encoding class I SAM-dependent methyltransferase — protein MGFHTFDSDRAKRLEDAAERYRYCSREELHGLVAPHAEMRLADLGSGTGFYTDDLAPHVGTVYAVDVQATMHEQYREKGLPETVELVEADAADLPFGANDLDAAFSTMTFHEFADARALAEVARVLRPGGRLITVDWDHDGAGDAGPPRDETYALDDAVALQTDAGLLVERAERRPETFVTVARLAD, from the coding sequence ATGGGATTTCACACCTTCGACAGCGACCGGGCGAAGCGACTGGAAGACGCCGCCGAGCGGTATCGCTACTGTTCGCGGGAGGAACTCCACGGCCTCGTGGCGCCCCACGCCGAGATGCGCCTCGCAGACCTCGGAAGCGGCACCGGCTTCTACACCGACGACCTCGCCCCGCACGTCGGGACGGTGTACGCCGTCGACGTGCAGGCCACCATGCACGAACAGTACCGCGAGAAGGGCCTGCCGGAGACCGTCGAACTCGTCGAGGCCGACGCGGCCGACCTGCCGTTCGGGGCGAACGACCTCGACGCCGCGTTCTCGACGATGACCTTCCACGAGTTCGCGGACGCGAGGGCGCTGGCGGAGGTGGCACGGGTCCTCCGGCCGGGCGGGCGCCTGATCACCGTCGACTGGGACCACGACGGCGCCGGCGACGCCGGGCCGCCTCGCGACGAGACGTACGCTCTCGACGACGCCGTGGCTCTCCAGACCGACGCGGGATTGCTCGTCGAACGCGCCGAGCGCCGACCGGAGACGTTCGTCACCGTCGCCCGGTTGGCCGACTGA
- a CDS encoding HEWD family protein, with protein sequence MGVTIRKPTARQCEDCGRREVWNDATSTWQIARDDDGERVVGEVYCIHEWDINGTFVPIERDGNGGVADA encoded by the coding sequence ATGGGCGTCACGATCAGAAAGCCGACCGCCCGGCAGTGCGAGGACTGCGGGCGGCGGGAGGTCTGGAACGACGCGACGAGCACCTGGCAGATCGCGCGCGACGACGACGGCGAACGCGTCGTCGGCGAGGTGTACTGTATCCACGAGTGGGACATCAATGGGACGTTCGTCCCCATTGAACGGGACGGCAACGGCGGCGTGGCCGACGCGTAA
- the cutA gene encoding divalent-cation tolerance protein CutA, with protein sequence MPDSVLDAAPAPVTAYVTAPPAAASDLARRLVDARLAACVNVVDCTSTYRWDDAIHEDAESILLAKTTADRYDELVDRIVDWHPHDVPCVERIDARDAYGPFAAWCADAVSD encoded by the coding sequence ATGCCCGATTCCGTCCTCGACGCCGCCCCGGCCCCGGTGACCGCCTACGTCACCGCTCCGCCGGCGGCGGCGTCCGACCTCGCGCGCCGCCTCGTCGACGCGCGACTCGCCGCCTGCGTCAACGTGGTCGACTGTACCTCCACGTATCGCTGGGACGATGCGATTCACGAGGACGCGGAGTCGATTCTGCTGGCGAAGACGACCGCCGACCGCTACGACGAGTTGGTCGATCGGATCGTCGACTGGCATCCCCACGACGTCCCCTGCGTCGAACGGATCGACGCCCGGGACGCGTACGGGCCGTTCGCGGCGTGGTGTGCCGACGCCGTCTCGGATTAA
- a CDS encoding HPP family protein: MSRHHEPLCGVLLAVLGAIGWLSGQPFVFPSLGPSAFLLAFERRGSRERLSRVVASHAIGGVAGLLAYAALGAGVTLTATPPPGSAAGLHLVASGICSVVLTSWGMIAADATHAPACATTLIVSLGLLSTPIQVGIIVGSVVVLVAVHGTVVAGSERVRGSARTRNSD; encoded by the coding sequence GTGAGCCGTCACCACGAGCCTCTATGCGGGGTCCTGCTTGCGGTCCTCGGCGCCATCGGGTGGCTCAGCGGCCAGCCGTTCGTCTTTCCGAGTCTCGGACCATCGGCGTTTCTCCTCGCGTTCGAACGGAGGGGGAGTCGAGAGCGACTCTCCCGCGTCGTCGCCAGCCACGCCATCGGCGGCGTCGCCGGCCTCCTCGCGTACGCCGCCCTCGGCGCGGGCGTGACGCTGACGGCGACGCCGCCGCCGGGGTCGGCCGCCGGCCTCCACCTCGTCGCCAGCGGCATCTGTTCGGTCGTGCTGACGAGTTGGGGAATGATCGCCGCCGACGCGACCCATGCACCGGCGTGTGCGACGACGCTCATCGTCTCGCTCGGACTCCTCTCGACGCCGATCCAGGTCGGCATCATCGTCGGGAGCGTCGTCGTCCTCGTCGCCGTCCACGGCACCGTCGTGGCGGGGAGCGAGCGCGTCCGGGGGTCGGCACGGACCCGAAACTCGGATTAA
- a CDS encoding phosphoglycolate phosphatase translates to MVPPLVLDIDGTLTQSSGGIDPRVFEALPAWDAPVVLATGKAFPYPVALCHFLHLPERVIAEHGGVVYADDEVRVTVDSERPWAAAEAFLDRGGDLGWGAADTVNRWRETEVAISLDADEALLRAVAEEFDLDVVDTGYAYHLVTPGVEKGDGLRSVAAALGVDPADFVAVGDSENDVSTFAVAGESFAVANADDRARAAADHVTEEAHMDGTLEALASLR, encoded by the coding sequence ATGGTGCCGCCGCTGGTGCTCGACATCGACGGAACGCTGACGCAGTCGTCGGGCGGGATCGACCCCCGGGTCTTCGAGGCGTTGCCGGCGTGGGACGCCCCGGTCGTCCTCGCGACGGGCAAGGCGTTTCCGTATCCGGTCGCGCTCTGTCACTTCCTCCATCTCCCCGAACGCGTCATCGCCGAACACGGCGGCGTCGTCTACGCCGACGACGAGGTTCGGGTGACGGTCGACTCCGAGCGCCCGTGGGCGGCGGCCGAGGCGTTTCTCGACCGGGGTGGCGATCTGGGCTGGGGGGCGGCCGACACCGTCAACCGCTGGCGGGAGACGGAGGTTGCGATCAGTCTCGACGCGGACGAGGCCCTCCTCCGTGCCGTCGCCGAGGAGTTCGACCTCGACGTGGTGGATACGGGCTACGCCTACCACCTCGTGACGCCGGGCGTGGAGAAAGGCGACGGGTTGCGGTCGGTGGCGGCGGCGCTCGGGGTCGACCCCGCCGACTTCGTCGCCGTCGGCGACAGCGAGAACGACGTGTCGACGTTCGCGGTGGCCGGCGAGTCCTTCGCCGTCGCGAACGCGGACGACCGAGCGCGCGCCGCCGCCGACCACGTCACCGAGGAGGCGCACATGGACGGCACGCTCGAAGCGCTCGCGTCGCTCCGGTGA
- a CDS encoding RNA-guided endonuclease InsQ/TnpB family protein: MGVRRTAVVKLAVSDEQRDALHRTAEQYLYCANQTADYCWSDTSYAECKTNKREVRDALYAELREETDLQAQLVQAAIKRAVEAIKACVERWKKGQRVSQPTFTAETMDYDTRSATFYRNKVSLATVEDRVEPSFVLPADSPTPYERYVLSENYEFRESTLRYDAATDEFYLNISTRRTDGDDGVSEDTGHSEQTVLGIDLGVNSLAVSSTGTFWQGDDYDHWCREFEKRRGEMQQRGTQAAHKALLRLGKREEAWRKQYSHTIANELVSEAVEHDCDVIAFEDLTDIRERLPDAKWHHVWAFRRLFEYVSYKAPERGVSVEQVEPSQTSQRCSRTDCGFTHEGNRHGEQFECQKCGYEVNADYNAAKNIGVRYARKRQHKLRSSPKSGSGDAQVDVRVNGGILSGESHQPLAGD; encoded by the coding sequence ATGGGTGTGCGTCGAACCGCCGTCGTGAAACTCGCCGTTTCCGACGAGCAACGCGACGCACTCCACCGAACCGCCGAGCAATACCTGTACTGCGCGAACCAAACCGCCGACTACTGTTGGTCCGACACCTCCTACGCCGAGTGTAAGACCAACAAGCGAGAGGTTCGTGACGCGCTCTACGCCGAACTTCGAGAGGAGACGGACCTACAGGCCCAACTCGTCCAAGCCGCCATCAAACGCGCTGTCGAAGCCATCAAAGCGTGTGTCGAACGGTGGAAAAAGGGACAGCGTGTCTCTCAACCGACGTTCACCGCTGAAACGATGGACTACGACACGCGAAGCGCGACGTTCTACCGGAACAAGGTGTCGCTGGCAACTGTTGAGGACCGAGTCGAACCGTCGTTCGTTCTCCCGGCAGACAGTCCGACGCCCTACGAGCGGTACGTACTCTCCGAGAACTACGAGTTCCGCGAGAGTACGCTTCGGTACGACGCGGCCACTGACGAGTTCTACCTCAACATTTCGACGCGGCGGACAGACGGTGACGATGGGGTTTCGGAAGATACCGGGCACTCCGAGCAAACGGTCCTCGGTATCGACCTCGGCGTCAACAGCCTCGCTGTGTCCTCAACTGGCACGTTTTGGCAGGGGGACGACTACGACCACTGGTGTCGTGAGTTCGAGAAGCGGCGTGGTGAGATGCAACAACGCGGCACGCAGGCCGCACACAAGGCCCTGCTTCGCCTCGGGAAGCGAGAGGAAGCCTGGCGCAAACAGTACAGCCATACGATCGCCAACGAACTCGTCTCGGAAGCCGTCGAACACGACTGCGATGTGATCGCGTTCGAGGACCTAACGGACATCCGTGAGCGGCTTCCGGACGCGAAGTGGCACCACGTCTGGGCGTTCCGACGCCTGTTTGAATACGTCTCCTACAAGGCCCCTGAACGGGGGGTCTCCGTGGAGCAGGTCGAGCCGAGCCAGACATCCCAACGGTGTTCCCGGACGGACTGTGGCTTTACGCACGAGGGCAACCGGCACGGCGAACAGTTCGAGTGCCAGAAGTGTGGGTATGAAGTGAACGCGGATTATAACGCTGCAAAGAATATTGGCGTGCGGTACGCTCGGAAGCGGCAACACAAACTCCGTTCCTCGCCCAAGTCGGGGAGCGGAGACGCACAAGTAGACGTGCGTGTGAATGGTGGGATATTGAGCGGTGAGAGTCACCAGCCTCTTGCTGGCGACTGA
- a CDS encoding FAD-dependent oxidoreductase has protein sequence MQTTVLVIGGGATGVGVARDLALRGVEVALVDRGRLAAGTTGRSHGVLHSGARYAEADADDAAACLAENRILRGIATACIEETGGYFLQLDDDDPDYFERKRAACEGVGMSVETLSGAECRERVPAAAEAVERALAVPDAVVSPSRLVVANAAAAREAGATIHQRAPVEDIHVAEGTVAGVDIGGNLDTTIRADAVVNATGPWAGRCAALAGVSVPMRPTRGVMVGVSNPGVDAVLNRCRPPADGDIVVPRGDEAVLGTTSVAVDDPDDFERSEAEVERTVAECAAMVPGADRPVRRTYWGVRPLYAPDEADDARAISRNFALLDHGDDADGLFTIVGGKLTTYRRMAEATADRVCDRLGVSKPCRTADRPLPGAEDPARLDALVDEFGVDAPAR, from the coding sequence ATGCAGACGACCGTCCTCGTGATCGGCGGCGGCGCGACCGGCGTCGGCGTCGCCCGCGACCTGGCGCTCCGTGGCGTCGAGGTGGCGCTCGTCGACCGCGGCCGCCTCGCCGCCGGTACCACCGGTCGCTCGCACGGCGTCCTCCACAGCGGCGCCCGGTACGCCGAGGCCGACGCCGACGACGCGGCGGCCTGCCTCGCGGAAAACCGGATCCTTCGGGGGATTGCCACGGCCTGTATCGAGGAGACGGGTGGCTACTTCCTCCAGCTCGACGACGACGACCCCGACTACTTCGAGCGCAAGCGCGCGGCCTGTGAGGGCGTGGGGATGTCCGTCGAGACGCTCTCGGGCGCCGAATGCCGCGAACGCGTCCCCGCGGCTGCCGAGGCCGTCGAGCGCGCCCTCGCCGTTCCGGACGCCGTGGTGTCGCCGTCGCGGCTCGTCGTCGCGAACGCCGCCGCCGCACGCGAGGCGGGGGCGACCATCCACCAGCGGGCGCCGGTCGAGGACATCCACGTCGCGGAGGGCACCGTGGCCGGCGTCGATATCGGCGGGAATCTCGACACGACGATCCGTGCCGACGCCGTGGTGAACGCCACTGGCCCGTGGGCCGGGCGGTGTGCGGCGCTCGCGGGCGTCTCGGTCCCCATGCGCCCCACGCGGGGCGTGATGGTCGGCGTGTCGAACCCCGGCGTCGACGCGGTGCTCAACCGGTGTCGGCCGCCCGCCGACGGCGACATCGTCGTCCCCCGCGGCGACGAGGCGGTGCTCGGCACGACGAGCGTCGCCGTCGACGACCCCGACGACTTCGAGCGGAGCGAGGCGGAGGTGGAACGGACCGTCGCGGAGTGTGCCGCGATGGTACCCGGCGCCGACCGGCCCGTCCGGCGCACGTACTGGGGCGTCCGCCCGCTCTACGCGCCGGACGAGGCCGACGACGCCCGCGCCATCTCCCGCAACTTCGCCCTCCTCGACCACGGGGACGACGCCGACGGTCTGTTCACCATCGTCGGCGGCAAACTCACCACGTACCGGCGGATGGCCGAGGCGACGGCGGACCGGGTGTGTGACCGCCTCGGGGTCTCGAAGCCCTGTCGAACCGCCGACCGGCCGCTCCCCGGCGCCGAGGACCCGGCGCGTCTCGACGCGCTGGTCGACGAGTTCGGCGTCGACGCGCCGGCCCGCTAG
- the glmU gene encoding bifunctional sugar-1-phosphate nucleotidylyltransferase/acetyltransferase, producing the protein MQTVVLAAGEGTRMRPLTDRRPKPTLPVADRTLVEHVVDGARAAGASRVVVVVGYAADGVRDALDDRDVEFAVQERQRGTADAVRAARECLDDAPFAVLNGDVLYDRDSLAALYEGGPAVGACRVDDPENYGVLETDADGDHVRGVVEKPADPASNLVNAGAYVFPAAARDWLDVGKSDRGEYELTDVLERTCETMDVRAVTVDRWLDVGRPWELLAASEWKLGDLKRRLDGEVHPDADCRGSVVVEAGATVDAGVVIEGPALVRSGASVGPNAYVRGATLVGEEATVGHAVEIKNSILMAGATVGHLSYVGDSVLGRDVNFGAGTTVANLRHDDEPVIVRVKGKPTSTGRRKFGVVCGDTVKTGIDTALNAGVVLGTGARTEPGETVRRDRDR; encoded by the coding sequence ATGCAGACCGTCGTGCTCGCGGCCGGGGAGGGGACGCGGATGCGCCCGCTCACCGACCGTCGACCGAAGCCGACCCTCCCCGTCGCGGACCGGACGCTCGTCGAACACGTCGTCGATGGCGCCCGCGCGGCGGGAGCGAGCCGCGTCGTCGTCGTCGTGGGCTACGCCGCCGACGGCGTCCGCGACGCCCTCGACGACCGGGACGTGGAGTTCGCCGTCCAGGAGCGCCAGCGCGGCACCGCCGACGCCGTGCGGGCGGCGCGTGAGTGTCTCGACGACGCCCCCTTCGCCGTCCTGAACGGCGACGTGCTCTACGACCGGGACTCGCTCGCCGCCCTCTACGAGGGCGGCCCCGCCGTCGGCGCCTGTCGCGTCGACGACCCCGAGAACTACGGGGTGCTGGAGACGGACGCGGACGGGGATCACGTCCGCGGCGTCGTCGAGAAGCCCGCGGACCCGGCCTCGAACCTCGTCAACGCCGGCGCGTACGTCTTCCCCGCGGCGGCGCGGGACTGGCTGGACGTGGGCAAGAGCGACCGCGGCGAGTACGAACTCACCGACGTACTGGAACGGACCTGCGAGACGATGGACGTGCGGGCGGTGACCGTGGACCGGTGGCTCGACGTGGGCCGTCCGTGGGAGCTCCTCGCCGCCAGCGAGTGGAAGCTGGGCGACCTGAAGCGTCGGCTCGACGGCGAGGTGCACCCGGACGCCGACTGCCGCGGATCGGTCGTCGTCGAGGCGGGCGCGACGGTCGACGCCGGCGTCGTGATCGAGGGGCCGGCGCTCGTCCGCTCGGGCGCGAGCGTCGGCCCGAACGCCTACGTCCGCGGCGCGACGCTCGTGGGCGAGGAGGCGACGGTGGGTCACGCCGTCGAGATCAAAAACAGCATCCTGATGGCGGGCGCGACGGTCGGCCACCTCTCCTACGTCGGCGACAGCGTCCTCGGGCGCGACGTGAACTTCGGTGCGGGGACGACCGTCGCGAACCTCCGCCACGACGACGAGCCGGTTATCGTGCGGGTGAAAGGCAAGCCGACCTCGACGGGGCGACGCAAGTTCGGCGTCGTCTGTGGCGATACGGTGAAGACGGGCATCGATACGGCGCTGAACGCCGGCGTCGTCCTCGGCACCGGCGCGCGGACGGAGCCGGGTGAGACGGTACGGCGGGACCGCGACCGCTAG
- the glmS gene encoding glutamine--fructose-6-phosphate transaminase (isomerizing), with product MCGIIGYVGDADETLSVLLDGLSNLEYRGYDSAGIAVGGDGLRVEKRAGELDALQTALDGETGDAIDGPVGVAHTRWSTHGPPTDENAHPHTDETGRVAVVHNGIIENYRELRDELEAEGVAFTSETDTEVVPHLVARELRAGRAPEAAVRTATERLAGSYALAVVVAGTDALFAVRHDSPLVLGVGEGESFVASDVPAFLERTRDVIYLDDDEFVRLDATGWTVTDADGDVVDKDVRTVEWEAEQTGKSGYDHYMLKEIHEQPVSLRQCISGRVDELDGRVTVEELDDLGSPETVQFVACGTSYHAALYGAQLLRAAGVSANAYYAHEYATAPAPLSGDDLVVGITQSGETADTLSALREASGRGAETLALTNVVGSTAARESDHVLYIRAGPEIGVAATKTFSSQLVGLNLLTAYLTDGGTERRLVDELRGVASDVQAVLDESTAADVVETFVDADAFFFLGRGFDYPVALEGALKFKEITYEHAEGFAAGELKHGPLALVTADTPVFAVVTGEGEAARKTIGNVKEVEARDAPVVVVTDGVADAGRYADYVLDVPTTDERLAPLLANVQLQLVAYHMAARLGRSIDKPRNLAKSVTVE from the coding sequence ATGTGTGGCATCATCGGCTACGTCGGCGACGCCGACGAGACGCTCTCGGTCCTGCTCGACGGGCTCTCGAACCTGGAGTACCGCGGCTACGACTCCGCGGGAATCGCCGTCGGCGGCGACGGCCTCCGGGTCGAGAAGCGGGCCGGAGAGCTCGACGCGTTGCAGACGGCACTCGACGGCGAGACGGGCGACGCCATCGACGGCCCAGTCGGGGTCGCCCACACCCGATGGAGCACGCACGGCCCGCCGACGGACGAAAACGCCCACCCCCACACCGACGAGACGGGGCGGGTCGCCGTCGTCCACAACGGCATCATCGAGAACTACCGCGAACTCCGCGACGAACTCGAAGCCGAGGGCGTCGCCTTCACCTCCGAGACGGACACCGAGGTGGTGCCACATCTGGTGGCCCGCGAACTCCGTGCGGGCCGGGCGCCCGAGGCGGCGGTGCGCACGGCGACCGAGCGCCTGGCGGGGAGCTACGCCCTCGCCGTCGTCGTCGCGGGGACGGACGCCCTCTTTGCCGTCCGCCACGACTCGCCGCTCGTCCTCGGTGTCGGCGAGGGCGAGTCGTTCGTCGCCAGCGACGTGCCCGCCTTCCTCGAACGCACGCGCGACGTGATCTACCTCGACGACGACGAGTTCGTCCGTCTCGACGCCACGGGCTGGACCGTCACCGACGCCGACGGCGACGTAGTGGACAAGGACGTACGGACGGTCGAGTGGGAGGCCGAACAGACCGGCAAGAGCGGCTACGACCACTACATGCTGAAAGAGATCCACGAACAGCCCGTCTCGCTCCGCCAGTGCATCAGCGGCCGGGTCGACGAACTCGACGGCCGGGTCACGGTCGAGGAACTCGACGATTTGGGCAGCCCCGAGACGGTGCAGTTCGTCGCCTGTGGCACCTCGTATCACGCCGCGCTCTACGGGGCGCAGTTGCTCCGGGCGGCCGGCGTCTCGGCGAACGCGTACTACGCTCACGAGTACGCGACGGCGCCGGCGCCCCTCTCGGGCGACGACCTCGTGGTCGGCATCACCCAGAGCGGCGAGACGGCGGACACCCTGAGCGCGCTCCGGGAGGCGAGCGGGCGGGGCGCAGAGACGCTCGCGCTCACGAACGTCGTCGGCAGCACCGCCGCTCGCGAGAGCGATCACGTCCTCTACATTCGCGCCGGGCCGGAGATCGGCGTCGCCGCGACCAAGACCTTCTCCTCACAGCTCGTCGGACTGAACCTGCTCACCGCCTACCTCACCGACGGGGGCACCGAGCGCCGACTGGTCGACGAGCTCCGGGGGGTGGCGAGCGACGTGCAGGCGGTCCTCGACGAGTCGACCGCCGCCGACGTGGTCGAGACGTTCGTCGACGCCGACGCCTTCTTTTTCCTCGGACGGGGATTCGACTACCCCGTCGCGCTCGAGGGAGCACTGAAGTTCAAGGAGATCACCTACGAACACGCCGAGGGGTTCGCGGCGGGCGAGTTGAAACACGGCCCGCTCGCGCTCGTCACCGCGGACACGCCGGTGTTCGCCGTCGTCACCGGCGAGGGCGAGGCGGCCCGGAAGACCATCGGCAACGTCAAAGAGGTCGAAGCGCGGGACGCGCCGGTGGTCGTCGTCACCGACGGCGTCGCCGATGCCGGACGGTACGCCGATTACGTCCTCGACGTCCCGACGACCGACGAACGGCTGGCGCCGCTACTGGCGAACGTCCAGCTCCAGCTCGTCGCCTACCACATGGCCGCGCGGTTGGGGAGATCAATAGACAAGCCGCGGAATCTGGCCAAGAGCGTAACGGTAGAATGA
- a CDS encoding sugar phosphate nucleotidyltransferase, whose protein sequence is MRLDSAVVLAAGEGTRLRPLTKHRPKPLLPAANRPILSYVLDALIDAGVDDLHLVVGYQRDRVQDHVGPTYRGRTVTYHVQEKQLGTGHAVLQARDAIDADFLVVNGDEVVTAGMVGAVMDAHSTTDAATLGVVESDRAAEYGAVSLDGDRIVELVERPNDDSYRLLNAGIYACGPSLLADIESTERRAGELYLTDAIDDQIRAGNAVRGVRIEGLWSTATYPWDLLTVARDLLAAGLVDEPERSRGVYVDETASVHADATLRAPVVVGPDVVVGPGAVVGPDTALGRNVTVESGAVVDGSVLDIDTRLGANATVVDTVTGQGVTVGPGATIPGGEADVRVGTTIHEGRRLGCIAADRATIGGGAAVEPGTLIGPDASVETGAYADDIVPEGAEVRR, encoded by the coding sequence ATGCGACTCGACTCCGCGGTAGTTCTCGCGGCTGGGGAGGGAACACGCCTCCGGCCGCTGACGAAACACCGGCCGAAACCGCTGTTACCGGCCGCGAACCGACCGATACTCTCCTACGTCTTGGACGCGCTGATCGACGCCGGCGTCGACGACCTCCACCTCGTCGTCGGGTATCAGCGCGACCGGGTGCAGGACCACGTCGGCCCCACCTACCGCGGCCGCACCGTCACCTACCACGTCCAAGAGAAACAACTGGGAACCGGTCACGCGGTGTTACAGGCCCGCGACGCCATCGACGCGGACTTCCTCGTCGTCAACGGCGACGAGGTGGTGACCGCCGGGATGGTCGGGGCGGTGATGGACGCCCACTCGACGACGGACGCGGCGACACTCGGCGTCGTCGAGAGCGACCGCGCGGCCGAGTACGGCGCCGTGAGCCTCGACGGCGACCGCATCGTCGAACTGGTCGAGCGACCGAACGACGACTCCTACCGCCTCCTCAACGCCGGCATCTACGCCTGTGGCCCCTCGCTTCTGGCCGACATCGAATCGACGGAACGGCGAGCGGGCGAACTCTACCTGACGGACGCCATCGACGATCAGATCCGCGCGGGCAACGCCGTCCGCGGCGTCAGGATCGAGGGGCTGTGGTCGACCGCGACGTACCCTTGGGATCTCCTGACGGTCGCGCGTGATCTGCTGGCCGCCGGCCTCGTCGACGAACCCGAACGCTCGCGCGGCGTCTACGTCGACGAGACGGCGAGCGTCCACGCGGACGCCACCCTCCGGGCGCCGGTCGTCGTCGGCCCGGACGTGGTCGTCGGCCCCGGCGCCGTCGTCGGTCCCGACACCGCGTTGGGTCGAAACGTGACCGTCGAATCCGGTGCCGTCGTCGACGGTTCGGTGCTGGACATCGACACCCGTCTCGGCGCGAACGCGACGGTCGTCGACACCGTGACCGGGCAGGGTGTGACCGTCGGCCCGGGGGCGACGATCCCCGGCGGTGAGGCCGACGTGCGCGTGGGGACGACGATCCACGAAGGGCGTCGCCTCGGCTGTATCGCCGCGGACCGCGCGACGATCGGCGGCGGCGCGGCCGTCGAGCCCGGCACCCTGATCGGCCCGGACGCGAGCGTGGAGACGGGGGCGTACGCCGACGACATCGTCCCCGAGGGCGCGGAGGTGCGTCGCTGA